AGTAATGGTTGTAATATATCTTCAAACTCCTTGCTAGTTAGGGTGAGCACACAGAGAGACTTAAAAAGGTTTGAGGTTTGGACTCTAGTTAACACATTCCTCATATGAGgtacacacgcacacacacacacaaggaaTAAGAAACCTGGCCTAAGTACTGTATATGTAGGAACTTACATATTGTCGCGGACATGGAATATATTAGGGTTTTTAACAACGATGTCATACATATGTATTGACTTGAAGTTGGAGAAATCCCTTGGGAGAGAGATGAGATCAAGTGAGGAGGTCTTGTGGAATTGGAGGAGGTCAGGATCTTGGTAGTACCTCTCCCATCCTAACCCTCTCAGAATTCTCTCAAGGGAAGAGTAGGATGAGATGACTTC
The window above is part of the Macadamia integrifolia cultivar HAES 741 unplaced genomic scaffold, SCU_Mint_v3 scaffold832, whole genome shotgun sequence genome. Proteins encoded here:
- the LOC122070130 gene encoding flowering-promoting factor 1-like, whose translation is MSGVWVFKNGVIRLVENPAGERKVLVHVPTGEVISSYSSLERILRGLGWERYYQDPDLLQFHKTSSLDLISLPRDFSNFKSIHMYDIVVKNPNIFHVRDNM